CGGCCGGCACGGGCCAGCTGCACGGCGGCGGCGCGCTGGGCGTCGAGGCTGTCCGGGGCGCTCTTCGACCAGATCAGCGCGCTGTCCAGGGCCGCCTGCTCGGCGCCCAGGTACTCGGCGATGCGGAAGGCGCGCTCCGCCACGCCGGGGTCTCCGGTGGCATTGGCCTGCTGCACGTAGTTGCCGAGGGCGATGTCGAAGCGGTTGCGCTGTCCGGCCAGCTCGGCGGCGAGCAGGGCGTACAGGGTCTCCTCGCTGAACGAGGCGTACTGCTTGGGCTTGGCCGGGGACGGGGTGGTCGCCGCGTCTTCCACCGGCGGGGTGCCGTCCGGGACAGGCGCCAGGCTCTGGCAGCCAGCGAGCAGGAGGGAGGCGGTCAGCAACGCGAGGGATTTGTTCATGAGGGCAAGCTTGCGGTCCGTGGCGTGGCAGCATCATGACACAAGCGGCGGGCGCAAGCCCACCGCGGCGCCGGTGATTGGCCGGGGATGGCGGGCGGGTCAATTTGTCGCAACAGTTGTTCTCCCTCGGGTGACGTAGGACAATCGCCCGCTATCTCCGATTCCCCCTTAGCGACCCTGCATGGCCTTCCTCGCCCTCGGCATCAATCACAAGACCGCCTCGGTGGACGTCCGCGAACGCGTGGCCTTCACCCCCGAGCAGCTGGTCGAGGCCCTGCAGCAGCTCTGTCGCGTCACGCCCAGCCGCGAGGCGGCGATCCTCTCCACCTGCAACCGCAGCGAGCTGTACCTGGAGCAGGACCAGCTGTCCGCCGACGAGGTGCTGCGCTGGCTGGCCGACTACCACCGCCTGAGCCTCGACGACCTGCGCGCCTGCGCCTACGTGCACCAGGACAACGACGCGGTACGCCACATGATGCGCGTGGCCTCGGGCCTGGACTCGATGATCCTCGGCGAGCCGCAGATTCTCGGCCAGATGAAGTCCGCCTACGCCGTGGCGCGCGAGGCCGGCACCGTCGGCCCGCTGCTCGGCCGCCTGTTCCAGGCCACCTTCAGCACCGCCAAGACCGTGCGCACCGATACCGCCATCGGCGAGAACCCGGTGTCGGTGGCCTTCGCCGCCGTCAGCCTGGCCAAGCAGATCTTCGCCGACCTGCACCGCAGCCAGGCCCTGCTGATCGGCGCCGGCGAGACCATCAGCCTGGTCGCCCGCCACCTGCACGACCAGGGCGTGAAGCGCATCGTCGTGGCCAACCGCACCCTCGAGCGCGCCAGCCAGCTGGCCGAGCAGTTCGGCGCGCACGCCGTGCTGCTAGCCGACATCCCCCAGGAACTGGCGCACAGCGACATCGTCATCAGCTCTACGGCGAGTCAATTGCCCATTCTGGGTAAAGGCGCGGTGGAGCGCGCGCTCAAGCAGCGCAAGCACAAGCCCATGTTCATGGTCGACATCGCCGTGCCGCGCGACATCGAGCCGGAGGTGGGCGAGCTGGACGACGTCTATCTCTATACGGTGGACGACCTGCACGAGGTCATCGAGGAAAACCTCAAGAGCCGCCAGGGCGCCGCCCAGGCCGCCGAGGAACTGGTGGCCGCCGGCGCCGAGGAATTCATGCAGCGCCTGCGCGAGCTGGCCGCGGTGGACGTGCTCAAGGCCTACCGCCAGCAGGCCGAGCGCCTGCGCGACGAGGAGCTGGCCAAGGCCCAGCGCCTGCTGGCCAACGGCAGCAGTGCCGAGGACGTGCTGGCACAGCTGGCCCGCGGCCTGACCAACAAGCTGCTGCACGCGCCCAGCGTGCAGCTGAAGAAAATCTCCGCCGACGGTCGCTTCGAAGCGCTGGCCGTGGCCCAGGAACTCTTTGCCCTCGACGAGGGCCCGAGCAAGACATGAAAGCCTCCCTGCTGAAGAAACTCGACATCCTCCACGACCGTTTCGAGGAGCTCACCGCGCTGCTCGGCGATGCCGAAGTGATCAGCGACCAGAACCGTTTCCGCGCCTATTCCAAGGAGTACGCCGAGGTCGAGCCGGTGATCGTCGCCTACCGCGAGTTCCGCAAGACCCAGGGCGACCTCGAGGGCGCCCAGGCGCTGCTCAAGGACGGCGACCCGGAAATGCGCGAGATGGCCGAGGAGGAGGTGGCCCAGGCCAAGGAGGCGCTGGTCGCGCTGGAGGACCGCCTGCAGCGCATGCTGCTGCCCAAGGACCCCAACGACGGTCGCAACGTGTTCCTGGAAATCCGCGCCGGCACCGGTGGCGACGAGGCGGCGATCTTCTCCGGCGACCTGTTCCGCATGTACTCGCGCTACGCCGAGCGCCAGGGCTGGCGGGTCGAGATTCTCTCGGAAAACCTCGGCGAGCACGGTGGCTATAAAGAAGTCATCAGCCGGGTGGAGGGCGACAACGTCTACGCCAAGCTCAAGTTCGAGTCCGGCGCCCACCGCGTGCAGCGCGTGCCGGAGACCGAGTCGCAGGGGCGCATCCACACCTCGGCCTGCACCGTCGCCGTGCTGCCGGAGCCGGACGAGCAGCAGGCCATCGAGATCAACCCGGCCGACCTGCGCGTGGACACCTACCGCGCCTCCGGTGCCGGCGGCCAGCATGTGAACAAGACCGACTCGGCGATCCGCATCACCCACCTGCCCACCGGCATGGTGGTGGAGTGTCAGGAAGAACGCTCGCAGCACAAGAACCGCGCCAAGGCCATGGCCTGGCTGGCGGCCAAGCTGCAGGACCAGCAGGACGCCGCCGCGCACAAGGAAATCAGCGAGACCCGTCGCCTGCTGGTGGGCTCCGGCGACCGCTCCGAGCGCATCCGCACCTACAACTTCCCGCAGGGCCGGGTCACCGACCACCGCATCAACCTGACCCTGTATTCGCTGAACGAGGTGATGGGCGGCGCGGTGGAGCAGGTGATCGAACCGCTGCTGCAGGAATACCAAGCCGACCAGCTGGCGGCCCTGGGCGACTGACCGCATGCCGAGCCTCGCCGCGCTGCTGGACCAGGCCGAACTGCCGGACTCGCCGACGGCGCGCCTGGATGCCGAGCTGCTGCTGGCCGCCGCCCTGGGCAAGCCGCGCAGCTACCTGCGTACCTGGCCCGAGCACGAGCCGGGCGCCGAGCAGCAAGCCGCCTTCGCCGCCCTGCTCGAACGCCGCCGCGCCGGCGAGCCGGTGGCCTACATCCTCGGCCACCAGGGCTTCTGGAGCCTGGACCTGGAAGTCGCGCCGCACACCCTGATTCCCCGTCCCGATACCGAACTGCTGGTGGAGACCGCCCTGCAGCTGGCGCCGGCCACCCCGTTGCGGGTGCTCGACCTGGGCACCGGCAGCGGCGCCATCGCATTGGCCCTGGCCAGCGAGCGCGGCGGCTGGCAAGTGACCGGGGTGGACCGCATCGCCGAGGCGGTGGCGCTGGCCGAGCGCAATCGCCAGCGCCTGGGGCTGACCAATGCCGTGTTCCGCCAGAGCAGCTGGTTCGACGGCCTGGCCGGCGAGCGCTTCGGCCTGATCCTGAGCAATCCGCCCTATATCGCCGCTAGCGACCGTCACCTGGGCGAGGGCGACGTGCGCTTCGAGCCGCTCAGCGCCCTGGTGGCCGGCGCCGATGGCCTGGACGATATCCGCCAGATCGTCGCCCAGGCGCCGTCGCACCTGGAAGTCGGCGGCTGGCTGCTGCTGGAGCATGGCTACGATCAGGCCGCGGCGGTGCGCGGGTTGCTCGCCGCCGCCGGTTTCACCCGCGTGGACAGCCGTCGCGACCTGGGCGGTCACGAGCGTATTTCCCTGGGGCAATGGCCTGCATGACGATGGAACTCAACGACGATGAGCTGCTGCGCTACAGCCGGCAGATCCTCCTGCCGCAGATCGACGTGACCGGGCAGCTCAGGCTGAAACAGAGCCGCGTGCTGATAGTCGGGCTAGGCGGCCTCGGCTCGCCGGTGGCCCTGTACCTGGCCGCCGCCGGGGTCGGCGAGCTGCACCTGGCAGACTTCGACAGCGTCGACCTGACCAACCTGCAGCGCCAGGTG
This DNA window, taken from Pseudomonas alcaligenes, encodes the following:
- the prmC gene encoding peptide chain release factor N(5)-glutamine methyltransferase; translated protein: MPSLAALLDQAELPDSPTARLDAELLLAAALGKPRSYLRTWPEHEPGAEQQAAFAALLERRRAGEPVAYILGHQGFWSLDLEVAPHTLIPRPDTELLVETALQLAPATPLRVLDLGTGSGAIALALASERGGWQVTGVDRIAEAVALAERNRQRLGLTNAVFRQSSWFDGLAGERFGLILSNPPYIAASDRHLGEGDVRFEPLSALVAGADGLDDIRQIVAQAPSHLEVGGWLLLEHGYDQAAAVRGLLAAAGFTRVDSRRDLGGHERISLGQWPA
- the hemA gene encoding glutamyl-tRNA reductase: MAFLALGINHKTASVDVRERVAFTPEQLVEALQQLCRVTPSREAAILSTCNRSELYLEQDQLSADEVLRWLADYHRLSLDDLRACAYVHQDNDAVRHMMRVASGLDSMILGEPQILGQMKSAYAVAREAGTVGPLLGRLFQATFSTAKTVRTDTAIGENPVSVAFAAVSLAKQIFADLHRSQALLIGAGETISLVARHLHDQGVKRIVVANRTLERASQLAEQFGAHAVLLADIPQELAHSDIVISSTASQLPILGKGAVERALKQRKHKPMFMVDIAVPRDIEPEVGELDDVYLYTVDDLHEVIEENLKSRQGAAQAAEELVAAGAEEFMQRLRELAAVDVLKAYRQQAERLRDEELAKAQRLLANGSSAEDVLAQLARGLTNKLLHAPSVQLKKISADGRFEALAVAQELFALDEGPSKT
- the prfA gene encoding peptide chain release factor 1, with the protein product MKASLLKKLDILHDRFEELTALLGDAEVISDQNRFRAYSKEYAEVEPVIVAYREFRKTQGDLEGAQALLKDGDPEMREMAEEEVAQAKEALVALEDRLQRMLLPKDPNDGRNVFLEIRAGTGGDEAAIFSGDLFRMYSRYAERQGWRVEILSENLGEHGGYKEVISRVEGDNVYAKLKFESGAHRVQRVPETESQGRIHTSACTVAVLPEPDEQQAIEINPADLRVDTYRASGAGGQHVNKTDSAIRITHLPTGMVVECQEERSQHKNRAKAMAWLAAKLQDQQDAAAHKEISETRRLLVGSGDRSERIRTYNFPQGRVTDHRINLTLYSLNEVMGGAVEQVIEPLLQEYQADQLAALGD